From Mytilus edulis chromosome 9, xbMytEdul2.2, whole genome shotgun sequence, the proteins below share one genomic window:
- the LOC139488321 gene encoding protein canopy 4-like — MYTNYMCRMCPLKMASFLLFLGIAILQKSFADVSSDGVIMPSKCEVCKYLVIELQSRLDETGKNKEVIRTGHGIDPSKKKQVDYRKSDLRLIEAIHEPHVCKRILEYNLHKERKGSLRFAKGRSQTMDTLHGLVDKGVKVELGIPYELWDSTSVEVAHMQRLCDTIVEQYDEDLEDWYYNHQDEDLMKYLCKDRVLPKDDQECLVEEFVPELEEDEEKKEEEVEKKPKKKNKKKSKKNMKGEEGTAEDQEAKVGKEEL; from the exons ATGTATACAAACTACATGTGCAGGATGTGTCCACTGAAAATGGCCAGTTTTCTTCTGTTTTTAGGCATTGCCATTCTTCAAAAGTCATTTGCTGATGTCAGCAGTGATGGGGTTATCATGCCAAGCAAATGTGAAG TTTGTAAATATTTAGTTATTGAGCTACAGTCCAGACTTGATGAAACAGGAAAAAATAAAGAAGTCATAAGAACAGGTCATGGAATTGACCCATCAAAGAAAAAACAAGTAGATTATAGAAAATC TGATCTAAGACTTATAGAAGCTATACATGAACCACATGTATGTAAAAGAATTTTAGAGTATAATCTACATAAAGAGAGGAAGGGTAGTCTAAGATTTGCTAAGGGCAGAAGTCAAACAATGGACACATTACATGGTCTAGT TGATAAAGGAGTCAAAGTTGAGCTTGGAATTCCATATGAACTTTGGGACTCAACATCAGTGGAAGTGGCTCATATGCAAAGATTG TGTGATACAATTGTTGAACAGTATGATGAAGATCTAGAGGACTGGTATTATAATCACCAGGATGAGGACTTGATGAAATACCTATGTAAAGACAGAGTTCTACCAAAAGATGACCAAG AATGTCTGGTAGAAGAATTTGTACCTGAATTAGAAGAAGACGAGGAAAAGAAGGAGGAAGAGGTAGAAAAGAAACCAAAGAAGAAAAACAAGAAGAAAA GTAAGAAGAATATGAAGGGTGAAGAAGGAACAGCGGAGGATCAGGAAGCAAAAGTTGGAAAGGAGGAATTATAA
- the LOC139488322 gene encoding testis-expressed protein 2-like isoform X2 codes for MSFKREVPARPPPPTKGLGKKMDSTPAMKFSFKSLEEDEDDEEDLTTMTGELTKKVESDKLKKDNKPPDSPNKMSTDKKSHDESDKPSEDKKRFIKKEVGEPKKVVASQRSWDIPTQISANTTAEPIPIRSSSADKLQKYSKSVEEEGSAMSWLKQNVAEISSAVKDKAERARKKIEELSENIGKDEDEKVKVKEMKAINTDTSKTTERTGEIQHAVKKETVEQLKHVNPTPDKVLEEHTDVFEGKSHSDTEIETVEVEEFNIVDDFYSNEPIEDFTGVPSVTSSHNTFETKKPKTSLKRRLVKSKVPKFTSPVAMSKLSKDKVDELEEATFYNAADETVTVKPQSHPSKLQGVAESVEKHVPTKKFLIVIGIVFLYIVIPLPSYISGMILGSFIASLGWISYIFLTKPSMPKTLPKIIPVKDLQPMTEPNLKDVSLADGVTVHKGWMNESADYNPENYHINNTHSVHVTLDGVTLRLRFPKTNIAKRAMWDEEPPKNIEYIHQRIFNLEGSRVFLMPPGLVKKRIWSKKYPICIALKKPGSKVNESLPESDQGFEIISEDKCGPSILYLFARTCHEKEEWFKKIDAACKGTPLKLHLEVIKQYFLQKGSSKTQNVSTSSTEAQHKRQSSDGTPQHKRHGSTDSISSTGSSSPMNEQGETESAPFSIEEFVSYMGRCMPREYYTDFIINKKSVGNIIDCETQLLWVNAMISRCSWDFLHQKYWADKVMDKLQKKLDKIHIPYFIEAFKITDINLGSEMPVIRRAGKPFLNNQGFWVDLDINYGGGFKMTIETKVNLMKLKKAAKETTESRKPHSKSAVTDEEEEDSAESSTDEEEEVVASQGSEESGGGKRRFMRYLKKITDSKYFQSATEMKYVKKAMEEVSNTPLVLTVELRFLSGVLAINIPPPPTDRIWYGFRGNPKLTLVAKPKVGERRVTVSHITEFIEKKLSIEFQKTIVLPNMDDQVLPTFVPYLPKGSHGNEYTAEVDQKHS; via the exons ATGAGTTTTAAGAGAGAAGTACCAGCTCGACCACCGCCACCAACAAAAGGCTTGGGTAAAAAGATGGATTCTACGCCTGCCATGAAATTCAGTTTTAAGTCATTAGAAGAAGATGAAGATGATGAGGAAGACTTGACGACTATGACAGGAGAATTGACGAAGAAAGTGGAATCTGACAAactaaaaaaagataataaaccTCCTGACTCTCCAAATAAAATGTCTACAGACAAGAAAAGTCATGATGAGAGTGACAAACCTTCAGAGGATAAAAAaagattcataaaaaaagaagtaGGAGAGCCCAAAAAAGTTGTTGCTTCACAGAGGAGTTGGGATATCCCTACTCAGATTAGTGCTAACACTACAGCTGAACCCATCCCAATAAGGTCCTCGAGTGCTGACAAACTGCAGAAATATTCAAAATCTGTTGAAGAAGAGGGCTCTGCTATGTCATGGCTGAAACAGAATGTGGCTGAAATTTCTTCTGCTGTGAAAGATAAAGCTGAAAGGGCAAggaaaaaaattgaagaattatCTGAAAATATCGGTAAAGATGAAGAtgaaaaagtaaaagtaaaagaaatgaaGGCAATAAATACTGACACAAGTAAAACAACTGAAAGAACAGGAGAAATTCAACATGCAGTGAAAAAAGAAACAGTTGAACAGCTTAAGCATGTTAATCCAACTCCTGACAAAGTTCTGGAAGAACACACTGATGTTTTTGAAGGGAAGTCACATTCTGATACTGAAATAGAAACAGTGGAAGTTGAAGAATTCAATATTGTAGATGACTTTTATTCAAATGAACCGATTGAAGATTTTACAGGGGTACCTTCTGTCACTAGTAGTCACAATACTTTTGAAACAAAGAAGCCGAAAACTTCTTTAAAGCGAAGATTAGTGAAAAGCAAAGTTCCAAAATTTACTTCCCCTGTAGCGATGTCAAAATTATCCAAAGATAAGGTAGATGAGTTAGAAGAGGCAACATTTTATAATGCAGCTGATGAAACAGTTACAGTAAAACCTCAGTCACATCCGTCAAAACTACAGGGTGTAGCAGAAAGTGTAGAAAAACATGTTCCTACAAAAAAATTCCTGATTGTGATTGGTATTGTGTTTTTGTATATTGTCATTCCCCTACCGTCATATATTTCTGGTATGATATTAGGAAGTTTTATTGCTTCTCTGGGGTggatttcttatatatttttaacaaagccAAGTATGCCTAAAACTTTGCCAAAGATAATTCCAGTCAAAGATTTGCAGCCTATGACAGAACCTAATTTGAAGGATGTTAGCCTTGCTGATGGTGTTACAGTACATAAG GGTTGGATGAATGAAAGTGCAGATTATAATCCAGAAAACTATCACATTAACAATACACATTCAGTGCATGTCACCTTAGATGGTGTTACATTACGTCTAAGATTTCCAAAAACTAATATTGCTAAAAGAGCTATGTGGGATGAAGAACCTCCAAAGAATATTGAATATATTCATCAGAGAATTTTCAACCTTGAAGGAAGCAGGGTCTTCCTTATGCCTCCTGGTcttgtgaaaaaaagaatatgGAGTAAAAAATACCCAATATGCATCGCCTTGAAGAAACCAGGTAGTAAAGTTAATGAATCATTACCGGAGTCAGACCAAGGTTTTGAAATCATTAGTGAAGATAAGTGTGGTCCTAGCATTCTGTATTTATTTGCAAGGACTTGTCATGAAAAGGAAGAGTGGTTCAAAAAGATTGACGCTGCATGTAAAGGGACTCCGTTAAAGCTTCATTTAGAAGTCATTAAGCAATATTTTCTCCAAAAAGGATCCTCTAAAACACAAAATGTTTCAACATCTTCCACAGAGGCTCAACATAAGCGTCAAAGTTCTGATGGGACGCCTCAACATAAGCGCCATGGGTCAACAGATTCTATAAGTTCAACTGGTTCATCTTCACCAATGAATGAACAAGGCGAAACAGAATCTGCTCCCTTCAGTATTGAAGAATTTGTTTCTTATATGGGAAGATGTATGCCAAGGGAATATTATACTGActttataatcaataaaaaaagtgTAGGAAACATTATAGACTGTGAAACACAATTACTTTGGGTAAATGCTATGATTTCCAGATGTTCATGGGATTTTCTTCATCAGAAATACTGGGCTGATAAAGTAATGGACAAGCTGCAAAAGAAactagataaaatacat ATCCCATATTTTATAGAAGCATTTAAAATCACAGATATAAATCTGGGATCAGAAATGCCAGTTATACGCAGAGCTGGTAAGCCTTTCTTGAATAATCAGGGATTCTGGGTAGATTTAGACATAAACTATGGAGGTGGATTCAAAATGACAATTGAGACTAAAGTAAACTTAATGAAACTGAAGAAAGCTGCTAAAGAAACCACAGAGTCCAGAAAACCTCATTCAAA ATCTGCAGTAACTGATGAGGAAGAGGAAGACAGCGCTGAGTCTTCTACTGATGAAGAAGAAGAAGTAGTAGCTTCTCAAGGAAGTGAAGAAag TGGAGGTGGTAAACGTAGATTTATGAGATATTTGAAGAAGATCACAGATTCTAAGTATTTTCAATCAGCCACAGAAATGAAGTATGTTAAGAAAGCAATGGAAGAGGTGTCCAATACACCTTTGGTCCTTACAGTAGAGTTACGTTTCCTGTCGGGAGTATTAGCTATCAACATTCCTCCCCCACCTACTGACAGAATATG GTATGGATTTAGAGGAAACCCCAAATTAACTTTAGTTGCCAAACCAAAAGTTGGTGAGAGGAGAGTTACTGTCTCACATATTACAGAATTTATAGAGAAAAAATTATCTATTGAATTTCAG aaaactATTGTTCTTCCAAACATGGACGATCAAGTTCTTCCTACATTTGTACCGTATCTACCTAAAGGTTCACATGGTAATGAATATACAGCAGAAGTTGATCAGAAACATTCTTAA
- the LOC139488322 gene encoding testis-expressed protein 2-like isoform X1: protein MSFKREVPARPPPPTKGLGKKMDSTPAMKFSFKSLEEDEDDEEDLTTMTGELTKKVESDKLKKDNKPPDSPNKMSTDKKSHDESDKPSEDKKRFIKKEVGEPKKVVASQRSWDIPTQISANTTAEPIPIRSSSADKLQKYSKSVEEEGSAMSWLKQNVAEISSAVKDKAERARKKIEELSENIGKDEDEKVKVKEMKAINTDTSKTTERTGEIQHAVKKETVEQLKHVNPTPDKVLEEHTDVFEGKSHSDTEIETVEVEEFNIVDDFYSNEPIEDFTGVPSVTSSHNTFETKKPKTSLKRRLVKSKVPKFTSPVAMSKLSKDKVDELEEATFYNAADETVTVKPQSHPSKLQGVAESVEKHVPTKKFLIVIGIVFLYIVIPLPSYISGMILGSFIASLGWISYIFLTKPSMPKTLPKIIPVKDLQPMTEPNLKDVSLADGVTVHKGWMNESADYNPENYHINNTHSVHVTLDGVTLRLRFPKTNIAKRAMWDEEPPKNIEYIHQRIFNLEGSRVFLMPPGLVKKRIWSKKYPICIALKKPGSKVNESLPESDQGFEIISEDKCGPSILYLFARTCHEKEEWFKKIDAACKGTPLKLHLEVIKQYFLQKGSSKTQNVSTSSTEAQHKRQSSDGTPQHKRHGSTDSISSTGSSSPMNEQGETESAPFSIEEFVSYMGRCMPREYYTDFIINKKSVGNIIDCETQLLWVNAMISRCSWDFLHQKYWADKVMDKLQKKLDKIHIPYFIEAFKITDINLGSEMPVIRRAGKPFLNNQGFWVDLDINYGGGFKMTIETKVNLMKLKKAAKETTESRKPHSKSAVTDEEEEDSAESSTDEEEEVVASQGSEESGGGKRRFMRYLKKITDSKYFQSATEMKYVKKAMEEVSNTPLVLTVELRFLSGVLAINIPPPPTDRIWYGFRGNPKLTLVAKPKVGERRVTVSHITEFIEKKLSIEFQRVLVMPNLDDFVIPILFPEYDTDTVPVVPKPPSTASLSSQTGSSV from the exons ATGAGTTTTAAGAGAGAAGTACCAGCTCGACCACCGCCACCAACAAAAGGCTTGGGTAAAAAGATGGATTCTACGCCTGCCATGAAATTCAGTTTTAAGTCATTAGAAGAAGATGAAGATGATGAGGAAGACTTGACGACTATGACAGGAGAATTGACGAAGAAAGTGGAATCTGACAAactaaaaaaagataataaaccTCCTGACTCTCCAAATAAAATGTCTACAGACAAGAAAAGTCATGATGAGAGTGACAAACCTTCAGAGGATAAAAAaagattcataaaaaaagaagtaGGAGAGCCCAAAAAAGTTGTTGCTTCACAGAGGAGTTGGGATATCCCTACTCAGATTAGTGCTAACACTACAGCTGAACCCATCCCAATAAGGTCCTCGAGTGCTGACAAACTGCAGAAATATTCAAAATCTGTTGAAGAAGAGGGCTCTGCTATGTCATGGCTGAAACAGAATGTGGCTGAAATTTCTTCTGCTGTGAAAGATAAAGCTGAAAGGGCAAggaaaaaaattgaagaattatCTGAAAATATCGGTAAAGATGAAGAtgaaaaagtaaaagtaaaagaaatgaaGGCAATAAATACTGACACAAGTAAAACAACTGAAAGAACAGGAGAAATTCAACATGCAGTGAAAAAAGAAACAGTTGAACAGCTTAAGCATGTTAATCCAACTCCTGACAAAGTTCTGGAAGAACACACTGATGTTTTTGAAGGGAAGTCACATTCTGATACTGAAATAGAAACAGTGGAAGTTGAAGAATTCAATATTGTAGATGACTTTTATTCAAATGAACCGATTGAAGATTTTACAGGGGTACCTTCTGTCACTAGTAGTCACAATACTTTTGAAACAAAGAAGCCGAAAACTTCTTTAAAGCGAAGATTAGTGAAAAGCAAAGTTCCAAAATTTACTTCCCCTGTAGCGATGTCAAAATTATCCAAAGATAAGGTAGATGAGTTAGAAGAGGCAACATTTTATAATGCAGCTGATGAAACAGTTACAGTAAAACCTCAGTCACATCCGTCAAAACTACAGGGTGTAGCAGAAAGTGTAGAAAAACATGTTCCTACAAAAAAATTCCTGATTGTGATTGGTATTGTGTTTTTGTATATTGTCATTCCCCTACCGTCATATATTTCTGGTATGATATTAGGAAGTTTTATTGCTTCTCTGGGGTggatttcttatatatttttaacaaagccAAGTATGCCTAAAACTTTGCCAAAGATAATTCCAGTCAAAGATTTGCAGCCTATGACAGAACCTAATTTGAAGGATGTTAGCCTTGCTGATGGTGTTACAGTACATAAG GGTTGGATGAATGAAAGTGCAGATTATAATCCAGAAAACTATCACATTAACAATACACATTCAGTGCATGTCACCTTAGATGGTGTTACATTACGTCTAAGATTTCCAAAAACTAATATTGCTAAAAGAGCTATGTGGGATGAAGAACCTCCAAAGAATATTGAATATATTCATCAGAGAATTTTCAACCTTGAAGGAAGCAGGGTCTTCCTTATGCCTCCTGGTcttgtgaaaaaaagaatatgGAGTAAAAAATACCCAATATGCATCGCCTTGAAGAAACCAGGTAGTAAAGTTAATGAATCATTACCGGAGTCAGACCAAGGTTTTGAAATCATTAGTGAAGATAAGTGTGGTCCTAGCATTCTGTATTTATTTGCAAGGACTTGTCATGAAAAGGAAGAGTGGTTCAAAAAGATTGACGCTGCATGTAAAGGGACTCCGTTAAAGCTTCATTTAGAAGTCATTAAGCAATATTTTCTCCAAAAAGGATCCTCTAAAACACAAAATGTTTCAACATCTTCCACAGAGGCTCAACATAAGCGTCAAAGTTCTGATGGGACGCCTCAACATAAGCGCCATGGGTCAACAGATTCTATAAGTTCAACTGGTTCATCTTCACCAATGAATGAACAAGGCGAAACAGAATCTGCTCCCTTCAGTATTGAAGAATTTGTTTCTTATATGGGAAGATGTATGCCAAGGGAATATTATACTGActttataatcaataaaaaaagtgTAGGAAACATTATAGACTGTGAAACACAATTACTTTGGGTAAATGCTATGATTTCCAGATGTTCATGGGATTTTCTTCATCAGAAATACTGGGCTGATAAAGTAATGGACAAGCTGCAAAAGAAactagataaaatacat ATCCCATATTTTATAGAAGCATTTAAAATCACAGATATAAATCTGGGATCAGAAATGCCAGTTATACGCAGAGCTGGTAAGCCTTTCTTGAATAATCAGGGATTCTGGGTAGATTTAGACATAAACTATGGAGGTGGATTCAAAATGACAATTGAGACTAAAGTAAACTTAATGAAACTGAAGAAAGCTGCTAAAGAAACCACAGAGTCCAGAAAACCTCATTCAAA ATCTGCAGTAACTGATGAGGAAGAGGAAGACAGCGCTGAGTCTTCTACTGATGAAGAAGAAGAAGTAGTAGCTTCTCAAGGAAGTGAAGAAag TGGAGGTGGTAAACGTAGATTTATGAGATATTTGAAGAAGATCACAGATTCTAAGTATTTTCAATCAGCCACAGAAATGAAGTATGTTAAGAAAGCAATGGAAGAGGTGTCCAATACACCTTTGGTCCTTACAGTAGAGTTACGTTTCCTGTCGGGAGTATTAGCTATCAACATTCCTCCCCCACCTACTGACAGAATATG GTATGGATTTAGAGGAAACCCCAAATTAACTTTAGTTGCCAAACCAAAAGTTGGTGAGAGGAGAGTTACTGTCTCACATATTACAGAATTTATAGAGAAAAAATTATCTATTGAATTTCAG CGAGTCCTGGTCATGCCAAACCTAGATGATTTCGTTATCCCAATACTGTTCCCAGAATACGATACTGACACAGTGCCTGTTGTTCCTAAGCCTCCTTCAACTGCATCCCTGTCTTCACAAACTGGTTCCTCTGTGTAA